One part of the Eulemur rufifrons isolate Redbay chromosome 16, OSU_ERuf_1, whole genome shotgun sequence genome encodes these proteins:
- the TMT1A gene encoding thiol S-methyltransferase TMT1A: MALTILILRLTIYILAFPVFLLNFLGLWDWICRKWFPYFLRTFTVVYNEQMASKKRELFSNLQEFAGPSGKLSLLEVGCGTGANFKFYPPGCRVTCIDPNPNLEKFLINSVAENRHLQFERFVVAAGENMHQVADGSMDVAVCTLVLCSVENQEQILREVCRVLRPGGAFYFMEHVAAEPSTWNSFWQQVLDPIWFLVFGGCYLTRETWKTLERASFSELKLHHIQAPLSWPLVRPHIYGYAVK; encoded by the exons ATGGCACTTACCATCTTGATCCTCCGACTGACCATCTACATCCTGGCATTTCCTGTGTTCCTGCTGAACTTTCTGGGCTTGTGGGACTGGATATGCAGAAAATGGTTCCCCTACTTCTTGCGGACATTCACTGTGGTGTACAACGAACAGATGGCAAGCAAGAAGAGGGAGCTCTTCAGCAACCTGCAGGAGTTTGCCGGCCCCTCTGGGAAGCTCTCCCTGCTGGAGGTGGGCTGTGGCACCGGGGCCAACTTCAAGTTCTACCCACCTGGGTGCAGGGTGACCTGTATTGATCCCAACCCCAACTTGGAGAAGTTTTTGATCAACAGCGTTGCAGAGAACCGACACCTGCAGTTTGAGCGCTTTGTGGTGGCTGCCGGGGAGAACATGCACCAGGTGGCTGATGGCTCTATGGATGTGGCGGTCTGCACCCTGGTCTTGTGCTCTGTGGAGAACCAGGAGCAGATTCTCCGAGAGGTGTGCAGAGTGCTGAGGCCG GGAGGGGCTTTTTATTTCATGGAGCATGTGGCGGCTGAGCCTTCCACCTGGAATTCCTTCTGGCAACAGGTCCTGGATCCGATCTGGTTCCTTGTGTTCGGTGGCTGCTACCTGACCAGAGAGACCTGGAAGACCCTGGAGCGGGCCAGCTTCTCTGAGCTGAAGCTACATCACATCCAGGCCCCACTGTCCTGGCCCTTAGTACGCCCTCACATCTATGGGTATGCTGTGAAGTAG